A segment of the Bordetella flabilis genome:
GGAGATCGTTGCGCTGGTAGCCATGTATTCCCTGACCAACTTCTTCAATAACGTGTTCGATCCGGAGAAGGACTTCCCGGCGGTTGCGCCGGCAGGCTCGATCTGAACGCCTTCCGCTTGGGGCGCCCCTATACGGCGTAGAAGCGATGCGGACCGATGCCAGCGCAATGCCAAAGCCCGGAGGCACCCAGGAGAGCGTCTTGGGGACGCACCCGGGCTTTTCGTATGGGCCGAAGAGCCGTGCAAAACCGGAAGAATATTTCCAGGAGTGAAGGTTGATCAAACCACAGAAGGTCGTTGTGGTGACCGGTGCATCCCAAGGCATCGGCGCCACGGTCGTAAGGGAATTCCGGAAGCTGGGCTACTGCGTCGTCGCCACCTCGCGGTCAATCAAGCCTTCAGGCGACGCCAACATCCTAAGCATCGCCGGCGACATCGGCGATCCGGCAACCGCCCGGCGCGTCATGTCCGAGGGCGTGGCGCGATTTGGCCGTATCGATACGCTGGTGAACAACGCGGGCATCTACATCGGAAAGCCTTTCACCGAGCATACCGATGAAGACTATGCGGCCGTGATGAATGTGAACATGGCAGGTTTCTATCACATCACGCGACTGGCGATCGCAGAGATGGAGAAACATTCAAGTGGTCACGTGGTCACTGTCACGACGAGCATAGACCAGGTTGCAATCAGTGGGATCCATTCGGCCTTGGCGGCCATGACGAAGGGCGGCCTGAACGCCGCGACGAAATCACTGGCGATCGAGTACGCGAAGAAGGGAATTCGCGTGAACGCCGTCGCGCCGGGGAATATAAAGACGCCGATGCATGCACCTGAACATCACGAGGCACTGGCGGCATTCCAGCCTATCGGACGCATGGGCGAAACAATCGATATTGCCCAGGCGATTCTCTTTCTTGACTCCGCACCGTTCGTCACCGGAGAGATTCTGCACGTCGATGGTGGACAGAGTGCCGGCCGATGAGCGCGTGCTTGTCTTCCATGCCGCAGTTCGACTGGCTGAGCCATCTCCTGCAAATGATCACCGTTACCAGCCAGCCGGAGGCCCGATGTGTCTACGGTGCGCCATGGCGCGTCGGCCGGGATCGGTCCGCGGCGCATGAGATTCCTTACCACGTCGTGCTGAAGGGCCGGGCGACTATTGCGGATCCGGAGACCGGTACGGCCAGAGAGCTGGCGGGCGGCGATATCGTGCTGTTGCCTCACGGGTCTGCGCACGTTCTGCACGATGGCGGCGGACATGCGCCGGGTCGTACCTGCAATCGACAAAGTTCTGAAGGATGGACGATTAGCGAAAATGACGGCCAGGGCGAGCACCTGGACATGCTGTGCGGTCGATTCTTCATAAGGCCGCCGCATGATCGGCTGATTCGTCACTATCTACCGACGGTTCTGGTGGTGCGGTCCATGGACGGCCGTGGTGAAGAAGGTGCCGTGTGCGCCACGAGGCACCTGTCCAGTCTCGTAGGGCTGATGCGCACTGAGCTCGCCGGCGACAAGCCGGGCCGATACGCCATTCTCAATGCGCTTACATCGGCGCTGTTCACACTGGCACTGCGCGCGGCAAGCGAATCCGACCGAGCGCCCGCGGGCTTGCTGGCCCTTGCCGGCCATCCGCGACTGGGCCCGGCCATTTCGGCCATGTTCTCGAATCCGGCGCACCCCTGGAGCCTCCCTGAACTGGCCGACTTGTGCAGCATGTCGCGCGCCACCTTTATGCGGCACTTTCAACAAAAGCTCGGGCATTCGGCCAACGAACTGCTGACCGATATCCGGATGAGCCTGGCCGCGAACGAGCTGAAGAGGCCGGCGGTGACCACCGAGGTCGTTGCCGACTCAGTGGGGTATCGATCCGTGGCGGCTTTTCGACGCGTGTTCACCGACAGGATGGGTATGACGCCAGGGAAATGGCGGCGCCTCGCGCGCGACGGCGAGTAATACGTGGTTTAGGTGTGCGGATCGCCCTGTTGTTTGATTCTTGTTGGCATTCTATTGAGCTGATCCAGTCTCGATATCGGCATCGAGTCCGTCTAAAGCTCGTTCCGTACAAGCCTGGAAGGCTAGGAGTAAAACAATGACAGTCGATCATCCAATTTTCACGCGTTGGCCGATTCAATATCCTGATCGGTTGCAACTCTATTCCGCGCCGACGCCCAACGGAGTGAAGGTCGGAATCATGCTCGAGGAGACGGAGCTGGCCTATGAGCCACACCGCGTCGACATCATGGCGAACGAGAACCACGATCCGGCCTTCCTCGCGCTGAACCCCAATGGAAAAATCCCGGCTATCTACGATCCGCACGGGCCGAGGGGTCGGCCACTGGCGCTGTTCGAATCGGGAGCGATCCTGATCTATCTCGCCGACAAGACCGGGCAACTCCTTTCCACCGATCCCGGCACGCGATATGAAACGATACAGTGGCTGATGTGGCAGATGGGCGGTGTCGGGCCGATGTTCGGCCAGGTCGGCTTCTTCAATAAATTCGCTGGCAAGGCCTATGAGGACAAGCGTCCGTTGCAACGCTACGCGGCCGAATCAGCGCGGCTGCTGGGTGTGCTCGACGCACGCCTCGCCGACCGAGACTGGGTGATGGGTGCGGACTACAGCATCGCAGACATTTCGCTGCTCGGCTGGGTGCGCAACCTGATCGGCTTTTACGAAGCACGCGAGCTCGTCGGCTTCGACCGCTTTCGTCAGGTGCGGATATGGCTCGATCGTGGCCTGGCGCGTCCGGCTGTGCAGCGCGGCCTGGTGGTAACCGCCTAGCCGCTGTCGTCAGCGTAGTTACGTCTGTCGGGAAAAGGAGTTTAATCGGGCCGTTAAGGCCGCGTCGGCGATACGGGCGGTTCGCAGCCACGCTCATACTGCACGAAGCAGGACACGTGTCTGCGCAATCGCTATCGAAAATGTTCCCCCTGCCGCATCGACTTGATTGCGACCGTTGAAACAACGCGAGGAGAATGGCTCCAACTTCGATGGGGGTTCTATGAACGAGGATGGGTCGCCTGAACATCGAGTCATGCCAATAACGCGGATGTCCGCCGCCGATCTCGACGGCCTGCTATCCACGCTGACCGTGGATTTTGTGCGGCTGACCGAATGCCTGGTAAGTCCCGGTTGGCGCATAAACCTGGGAGGTACATCCGCACCCGGCATACATTACAACCTGTCCGGGCGGGGACGCATGGTGCTGGAGGGACATCCGGCCATCGAGCTTTCACCTCACACGCTTGTCATCACGCCGCCGAATCAGTATTTCCATATCGCGGTGCCGCCGGAGGATCCTGAAAGCGGGGTGTATCAGGAGGTGGAGGGCCGCTGGAAGCCATTCCCGCCGGGTGCGATCCGGCGCTTTGTCGCCGGCGAAGACGGCCCGCACCTGATGTTGATCTGCGGCTATTTCCAGGCGTCCTATGGCGCGACCGTGAATTTGTTCTCGACGTTGCAAGCCCCTATCGTCGAACAGTTCGATAGCACGCACCACATTGACCGCACACTGCGCTTGGCCCTTCAGGAGCTCATCGACCAGGAAGTGGGTACGGGTGCCATGACGACGACCCTGCTCAAGGTAGTGTTGATCGCGTTGCTAAGACGCTCATTGACCTCCATCGATCTATGGGTGGAGCGCTTCTCGCTATTGGGAGACGTCAATATCGCCCGCGCCTTCTCCCATATGGCGGCGCATCCCGGCGCGCCGCACTCCGCCAACAGCCTCGCCCGCATCGCTTGCTTGAGCAGATCGTCTTTTATGGCGCGGTTCACGCAAGTTATCGGCATGCCCCCGATGACCGTCCTCAGAAGGCTGCGCATGCGCCAAGCCGCGTCGATGCTGATCACCGACGAACTATCGGTCGATAGGATCGCGCGCTCGGTCGGATACAGCAGCCGAAGCAGTTTTCTGAAGGCATTCCATGATGTCTACGGCATTCAACCTTCCGACTATCGGGCTCAGTGCCGGTCCGGGAGCGCGCCCGGGATACGCACGTCCGTCAGTGGATGAAGCTCCGGTCTTGCTGGTTTGATCCTTTCTGGCAGTTTGTTGAGCAAAGCTAGTCTCGAAATCGGTATCGGGCGGGCCTAGAGTAGACGCTTTCTATCGCCAACGAACAACCCGAACGGAACCCCTGGAATGACAACTCCTGCAAATCACTTTCGTCCACAAGTCGCTGAAAAGAGCGTGGGTTCGCTTTCTCACCTGGCTTTGCTCAGATGGGCTTTGGTCGTCATTTTTCTTTGGTTCGGCGGGATGAAGTTCACCGCCTACGAAGCCGGCGGCATCGCTCCGTTCATCGTCAACAGCCCTTTCATGGGCTGGTTGAATGCCTTGTTCGGCGTTCAAGGGGCAAGCTACGTTATAGGCGTACTTGAATTGTCCACCGCCGCGGCTCTGATTCTCGGCGCGTTCCGGCCTTTCTTCTCGGCATTGGGCGCGGCGATGTCGGCTGCGACCTATGCGATCACACTCACCTTTTTCTTGACCACTCCGGGCGTAGCCGAGGCAACGGCGGGGGGATTTCCGGCCATTTCAGCCATGCCCGGCCAGTTCCTCCTGAAAGACCTTGTTCTCCTGGCTGCCTCGCTTTCGCTTCTCCTGGCATCTATACAAAGCCAGCGCCTCAACGTGCCAAAGCCGTGAGTGACCGTGGCCCGGCCCATCCGGGCCGGCTCAATGGAGGAAATTTCCATGAAGGCAATCATAGTGACGACCCAGGCCGCGGGTACGGCCGGGATGAAACTGGCCGAGCGGCCCCGGCCGCAGGCAGCAATAAACGATGTCGTCGTTCAGGTCTATGCGTCCGGGTTCACCGGGGATGAGCTGACGTGGCCACCGACCTGGACCGATCGGCTCGAGCGCGACCGAACCCCGTCGATCCCCGGGCATGAGCTGGCTGGAGTGGTCACTGCCCTTGGATATGGCACGACGGGCCTGTCCGTCGGGCAGCGGGTCTTCGGCCTCTCGGATTGGTATCGCGACGGTACCCTCGCCGAATACGTCGCCGTCGAGGCGCGTAATCTCGCGCCGCTGCCGGGTGATGTCGATTTCACAGTGGCCGCGAGCGTGGCGATGTCGGGACTGACGGCGTGGCTGCATTGACCCAGTGAAAACCTGCTCACGTCATAATTGAGGAAGTTGACGATGAGCACGAAGATGGAAGACGACAGCAAGCGTTGGACCGCCAAGCGCAAGAGCGCCCTGGTGCTGGACATTATTCAGGGTAAAACGACGGTTGCCGAAGCCAGCAGGACGTACGATCTGTCGCCCTCGGAGATCGAGCAATGGGTCGATGACGGCAAGCGCGGCATGGAAAACGCCCTGAGGGCCAATCCGCAGGATGTCCGAGAGCAATACGAGCGTCAGCTGAAGGATCTTCAAGAAGCGTACGGCGAGGCGATGTTGGAGCTGCGTGCCAGAAAAAAATTGCAGTCCCTGCTGGGCGAGGACGAGAAGTGATCGAGATGATCCGCCAGGGACTACAAGCCGACGGCATTACCGTCTCGATCGCCAAGCTGTGCCGCTGGTTCGAGGTGCCGCGCCGCACGGTGTACTACAAGCCGGTTAAGTCGGCGCCGAAGATCGATCCCAAATTCGCTGCGCCGATCAAGGCGATGATCGAGGAGTCGCCGTCGTTTGGCTACCGGACGGTTGCGCACCTATTAGGGTTCAACAAGAACACCGTACAACGTGTGTTCCAGTTAATGGGCTGGCAGGTCCGCAAGCGGCCGATCGGCTTCAGGCCACGCATCCAGGCCCTGCCATCGGTGGCGACAATGCCCAACGAGCGCTGGTCCACGGATTTGTGCCGAGTGTGGGCCGGTCGGGACGGCTGGGCGACGCTCGCACTGGTGATCGATTGCCATACGCGCGAGTTACTTGGCTGGCATCTGTCGCGAAGTGGCAAGGCATGCACCGCGGGCAGCGCCCTGGAACATGCCCTGATCGCCCGCTTCGGAACGCTAGGTCGCGTGCCGACGCCGTTCTTGCTCCGATCGGACAACGGACTGGTCTTCACCTCGCGCTGCTACACCGCGCTCGTACGCAGCTACGGCTTGCGCCAGGAGTTCATCACGCCGCATTGCCCTCAGCAGAACGGTATGGTCGAACGGGTAATCCGCACGCTCAAGGAGCAATGTGTACATCGCCACCGCTTTGAGACCATCCAGCACGCCAGCCGTGTGATTGGTGACTGGATACGCTTTTACAACCATCGGCGCCCGCACCAAGCGCTTGGAATGAAGACACCGGCTGAGGCGTTTGCATTAGCCGCTTAACCTGAGCAGGTTTCGCTGGGTCAATACACGGCTTCCGCGACCATGAACAACAACGCCCGCGCGAGGCGGGCGTTGTTGTAAGCACTAGCTGAGCTGATGTCGTGAAGGGTGTCGTGTCTTGGGCTTCGGGTAATTCGACTTCCGGCGTAGACTGCCACGCCTACAGCAAAGCAACCAGCGATACACCCGGCATAACATAGAAACCGTCAGCTCTTTCCCTACTTCCAGGAAGCCATCAAATTCCTTCGTCGTAGAAGGCCGTTATAGCCGTGGCGAACCAGAATAGCTGACCTTCAGAGAAGTCATCTCTGACCCACGCGGGTAGGCTTTGCCGAGGGAACATTAACTTAGAAAGAGCTAGGGCAAGCTGTTGCAACTTGAGGTTAATCCGAGTCTCGATGTCCGCATTCTCGACGCCTCGTCCTAGTGCTTTGGCCAGAGCAAGCAAAACCTCTAAGAAAACAAAGTTCGCAGCTGGGCGATTGTCTGGTTTGCCAATGAAAGACCAAAAATCCATGCCGATGCACCGATAAACACGAACGGACCGAGTTTCCGAGTCGATTAAAACTCCCGGCTCGTTCGCTCGGTCGGCTTCTTCGAAGCCGTTCTGCAAGAGCTTGACAAGAATCTGGTTCTCTTTGTTGTTTGTTGTCCGGTCTGTTCCATATGTCAAACCTAGAACAACATCAATGCCAGTGACCTCCGGATATGTAACCCTTGTCTGTTGCACCCAAGCGCGATAATTGTCAATGATGGCTCGGGTCATACCCTGAACTTGCGTGTCATTGATTGTGTTGGGGCCGCTTTTTATCGACGTAAGATATCGGCGGTTGCCCACAACTACGGATTTATCAATCTCGCGCCACACGGAATTGAGTCGCTGCTGCGCCTTTTCCTCTCGACTGAGTCCCTCGAGAGCGGCAAACTCTGCGCGCTTCTCCGGCGCCTCAATCCATTTGTTAACTGAGCCTATTGGGTACTGGCTAACAAAGGCCGCCTCAATCTGTTTGCCAAATGACGTCTCCAACGCCATATATAACTTGCTATTGAATAGGAAAGCCCCGAAGGCTTGTGGGTCATCTAATCTCATGACGCTTGCGGACGTCATTAGCACATACGGGTTCGTACGGTAGTCCGACAGGCCATCTCGACGTTCAAATGCAGCTGGTAAGTTCGTGCCGATGTATGCCGCAAGCGCATCGGCGAGGCAGTCTACTCGTTCCTCGGTTACCGCCCCGAAGAGCCTAACAATTTCTTCCGGATTGAAATGATGCGTCCGTGACTTAAGAAACCCGGAGAGTGTGTTTGGGACTGCATTTCTTCTTCTTGTCGCTGTTGCCATTTTTACCCTATTGTGCTTACTTTTCGTAGAGTCTGCGGTGCTTCATAGGTTGCCGACGCATTGGCCTCTCCGTCTTCCCAAACATAAGTCTTACCGCCTTTGAACCACTGGCGAGTGCGGACATGCGATTGTACGTAGACTACTCTGTACTCTTGTGGTTTGGTTGCGCTTGCGACCCAATTTCGCTCGGCAAGGGCATCCAATTCCTTTGCAATAACGTTTCCGGCTACTGTTCCAAGGCGCACCGGCACCGCATTGCCGACCTGCGCGTATTGCTGACTAGCGGTTCCTTTGAAAACCCAGTCTGTGGGAAATTCTTGAATATGTGCATACTCCTTCAGCGAAAGGGCGCGCACTTCTGTTGGATGGCAAAGCGCAGTGCTAGCGTGGTTCGGCATTGTGACAAGCGTGGGACATGGAAGGTCATAGCTCAGTCGGCGCCACCAGCCAGACCTGCCGCCCTTCGCATGCCACGCGGACCCCATTGACTCCTGCTGGAGTTCTACCGGCAGGCTGCGCCAATTCGAACCCTGAGGAATCCGGGCTAGAAAGGACTTCTTGCGCGGGCTAAAGTCCATAATCACCTCGCCCGGGTCACTTATTCTACCGATGGCATCCCGGAGCGTACTCCATGGCTTAAGTGAGCCAGCTTCTTCAAGAAGGGATGTCTGAGCGGGAATCGAGTGATTGGGGCCGTGTGTTGGGTCGGGGAAATCAACAACGACGTTGTAGCGATTCCCGATGAATAGTGCGCGCTCGCGCAGTTGAGGCGCGCCGTAGTTGACGGCATTTACCTCGAAGCAATCCATGTGATAGCCGAAGCCCCCAACACTGGCCAAATTCTGCATGTCTTCGGCAAACAGCCGAACAACGGAGCCCGGCAGTTCATCCGATGCAAGCGGTGGTCCGCCGCGTTCGGGGCGCTCTGCAATTGGCCGATGTTTTAGTGCGGCAGATAGCAGCCCCCTCACGTTCTCCATCAGAAAGAACTTTGGCTGCATGTACTCCACAAAACGGAGGTATTGCCACAAGAGCGTACCGCGTGGGTCCTGCGTGGCCATTCTGCGCCCTGCCGTACTGAATGCTTGGCAGGGCGGTCCCCCAACCAGTACGTCCAACTCCCCTGGTTTGAGCCCGCAGGCAGACAGAACTTCGGCGGGGTCGAGGTCAGAGATGTCGCCCTCGAACACCTTTAGGTCGGCAGGGAGCCGCCCCTCTGAGCGATTCGCACGAATCGTTTCGCAAAACGATGGCACTTTCTCGACGCATGCTAGTAACTGGAATCGACCGGTAAGGTCGAGCCCGATGTCGAGTCCCATGGCTCCGGAAAACAGCGAGATTACGTTGTATTTCTTGGGTGCCTCTGCACCCTTGCGCTTATTCATTGGACTCCTTCGGAGCGTGATGGTCGCCGGACGGGAAAAGGCCTCCTTGTAGGCCTCCCATCCGATGGCGTGCATAGATGCGCATGAATTCGCGGAGCACTTCCGATGCGCGCCGATTCTCCGACAGGCAGGCAGATTGGAACTCGTCCCTGAGTTCTTTTTCAACACGAATACGAATGCCCACTTCTTTGGTCGTCATTTGTCGAGTTTACCGCATTGGATACACACTTGTGTATCCACTCCGGTGCGCTGAGTGGACGGACGGGGCGCATCGCCGTTAGAAACCCATCAGCGATAGAGGGCACCAGTGCCAGTTTGGCTGGAGGCTCGCTCGTACTTACGGGGGAAGGTTCGATGAGGCGACAGGTATAAAGTCTCGAGACCTGCTTACGGAAAAATTGCGGAAAACTGCCGTGGCGCAGTTCGCACGCCGCATCACAGTTGATGAGCGTTGCCTTGCTGAAAACTCCCAATAATTCAAGGAATTGAGAGTTTTGGTGCCCGGGGCCGGAATCGAACCGGCACGCCTTGCGGCGGGGGATTTTGAGTCCCCTGCGTCTACCAATTTCACCACCCGGGCAGGTCGTGCGCAGGCGCCTGGTGGCGCTGCGTGGCGGAAAGCTCGCAATTATAGCCCACTTGAAAACCCGGCTCCTGGCCCCATACTGAGCTCGCCACGCCAACACGCGGGCGAGCCGGCTGCGTCGCCTCGCCGTGTGGGGTGCAGGCCGACCGGCGTGCCGGTCGCCCGCCCTGGCGTTCACCTTCCGACCAACCAGACACGAAGATTTCGACACCATGAGCGAAACCGCATCCCAATCCGCATCGGAGACCCTGGGCTTCCAGGCAGAGGTCAAGCAGTTGCTGCACCTCATGATCCACTCCCTGTACAGCAACAAGGAAATTTTCCTGCGCGAGCTGGTTTCGAACGCTTCCGACGCCTGCGACAAGCTGCGCTTCGAGGCGATCGATAGCCCCGCGCTGATGGAAGGCGATGCCGAACTGGGCATCCGGGTGGATTACGACAAGGCGGCCCGCACCATCACGATTTCCGACAACGGCATTGGCCTGTCCCGGGAAGAGGCGGTGTCCAACTTGGGCACGATCGCCCGTTCCGGCACCCGGGAGTTCTTTTCCAAGTTGACCGGCGACAAGCAGAAAGATGCCCAGCTGATCGGCCAGTTCGGCGTGGGGTTCTATTCGTCGTTCATCGTCGCTGACAAAGTCACGGTCGTCAGCCGCCGCGCGGGCGCCCCGGCCGACCAGGCGATCCGCTGGGAATCGGACGGACAGGGCGAGTTCACGATTGCCCAGACCGAGAAGGCCGGCCGCGGCACGGATGTGACGCTGCATCTGCGCGCCGACGAGGACGACCTGCTCAGCGGCTGGAAGCTGCGCGAGATCCTGCGGCGCTACTCCGACCATATCTCCCTGCCTATCCGCATGGCGAAGGAAGAGTGGGACGCGGAGAAGGGCGAGCAGGTCAAGAAGGACGAGCTGGAGACGGTGAACCAGGCCAACGCGCTGTGGACGCGGGCCAAGGGGGATATCACCGACGAGCAGTATCGCGAGTTCTACAAGCATGTGGCGCACGACTACGACGATCCGCTGGCGTGGACGCACAATCGCGTGGAAGGCCGCAGCGAGTACACGCAGTTGCTGTATGTGCCCAAGCATGCGCCGATGGACCTGTGGGACCGCGATGCGCGGCGCGGCGTGAAGCTGTACGTCAAGCGCGTGTTCATCATGGATGATGCGGAACAGTTGCTGCCGACGTACCTGCGCTTCGTGCGGGGGGTGATCGATTCGGCCGATCTGCCGCTGAATGTCTCCCGCGAGATCCTGCAGGAAAGCCGCGATGTCCGCGCCATCCGCGAGGGGTCGGCCAAACGGATCCTGTCGCTGCTGGAGGACCTGGCCGAGAACCGCAAGGACGATTACGCGCTGTTCTGGGACGAGTTCGGCACGGTGCTGAAGGAAGGCAC
Coding sequences within it:
- a CDS encoding AraC family transcriptional regulator, whose translation is MPQFDWLSHLLQMITVTSQPEARCVYGAPWRVGRDRSAAHEIPYHVVLKGRATIADPETGTARELAGGDIVLLPHGSAHVLHDGGGHAPGRTCNRQSSEGWTISENDGQGEHLDMLCGRFFIRPPHDRLIRHYLPTVLVVRSMDGRGEEGAVCATRHLSSLVGLMRTELAGDKPGRYAILNALTSALFTLALRAASESDRAPAGLLALAGHPRLGPAISAMFSNPAHPWSLPELADLCSMSRATFMRHFQQKLGHSANELLTDIRMSLAANELKRPAVTTEVVADSVGYRSVAAFRRVFTDRMGMTPGKWRRLARDGE
- a CDS encoding YkgB family protein, with protein sequence MTTPANHFRPQVAEKSVGSLSHLALLRWALVVIFLWFGGMKFTAYEAGGIAPFIVNSPFMGWLNALFGVQGASYVIGVLELSTAAALILGAFRPFFSALGAAMSAATYAITLTFFLTTPGVAEATAGGFPAISAMPGQFLLKDLVLLAASLSLLLASIQSQRLNVPKP
- a CDS encoding PmeII family type II restriction endonuclease gives rise to the protein MATATRRRNAVPNTLSGFLKSRTHHFNPEEIVRLFGAVTEERVDCLADALAAYIGTNLPAAFERRDGLSDYRTNPYVLMTSASVMRLDDPQAFGAFLFNSKLYMALETSFGKQIEAAFVSQYPIGSVNKWIEAPEKRAEFAALEGLSREEKAQQRLNSVWREIDKSVVVGNRRYLTSIKSGPNTINDTQVQGMTRAIIDNYRAWVQQTRVTYPEVTGIDVVLGLTYGTDRTTNNKENQILVKLLQNGFEEADRANEPGVLIDSETRSVRVYRCIGMDFWSFIGKPDNRPAANFVFLEVLLALAKALGRGVENADIETRINLKLQQLALALSKLMFPRQSLPAWVRDDFSEGQLFWFATAITAFYDEGI
- a CDS encoding DNA cytosine methyltransferase, which codes for MNKRKGAEAPKKYNVISLFSGAMGLDIGLDLTGRFQLLACVEKVPSFCETIRANRSEGRLPADLKVFEGDISDLDPAEVLSACGLKPGELDVLVGGPPCQAFSTAGRRMATQDPRGTLLWQYLRFVEYMQPKFFLMENVRGLLSAALKHRPIAERPERGGPPLASDELPGSVVRLFAEDMQNLASVGGFGYHMDCFEVNAVNYGAPQLRERALFIGNRYNVVVDFPDPTHGPNHSIPAQTSLLEEAGSLKPWSTLRDAIGRISDPGEVIMDFSPRKKSFLARIPQGSNWRSLPVELQQESMGSAWHAKGGRSGWWRRLSYDLPCPTLVTMPNHASTALCHPTEVRALSLKEYAHIQEFPTDWVFKGTASQQYAQVGNAVPVRLGTVAGNVIAKELDALAERNWVASATKPQEYRVVYVQSHVRTRQWFKGGKTYVWEDGEANASATYEAPQTLRKVSTIG
- a CDS encoding IS3 family transposase, producing the protein MIRQGLQADGITVSIAKLCRWFEVPRRTVYYKPVKSAPKIDPKFAAPIKAMIEESPSFGYRTVAHLLGFNKNTVQRVFQLMGWQVRKRPIGFRPRIQALPSVATMPNERWSTDLCRVWAGRDGWATLALVIDCHTRELLGWHLSRSGKACTAGSALEHALIARFGTLGRVPTPFLLRSDNGLVFTSRCYTALVRSYGLRQEFITPHCPQQNGMVERVIRTLKEQCVHRHRFETIQHASRVIGDWIRFYNHRRPHQALGMKTPAEAFALAA
- a CDS encoding AraC family transcriptional regulator yields the protein MSAADLDGLLSTLTVDFVRLTECLVSPGWRINLGGTSAPGIHYNLSGRGRMVLEGHPAIELSPHTLVITPPNQYFHIAVPPEDPESGVYQEVEGRWKPFPPGAIRRFVAGEDGPHLMLICGYFQASYGATVNLFSTLQAPIVEQFDSTHHIDRTLRLALQELIDQEVGTGAMTTTLLKVVLIALLRRSLTSIDLWVERFSLLGDVNIARAFSHMAAHPGAPHSANSLARIACLSRSSFMARFTQVIGMPPMTVLRRLRMRQAASMLITDELSVDRIARSVGYSSRSSFLKAFHDVYGIQPSDYRAQCRSGSAPGIRTSVSG
- a CDS encoding alcohol dehydrogenase catalytic domain-containing protein; its protein translation is MKAIIVTTQAAGTAGMKLAERPRPQAAINDVVVQVYASGFTGDELTWPPTWTDRLERDRTPSIPGHELAGVVTALGYGTTGLSVGQRVFGLSDWYRDGTLAEYVAVEARNLAPLPGDVDFTVAASVAMSGLTAWLH
- a CDS encoding SDR family NAD(P)-dependent oxidoreductase, producing the protein MIKPQKVVVVTGASQGIGATVVREFRKLGYCVVATSRSIKPSGDANILSIAGDIGDPATARRVMSEGVARFGRIDTLVNNAGIYIGKPFTEHTDEDYAAVMNVNMAGFYHITRLAIAEMEKHSSGHVVTVTTSIDQVAISGIHSALAAMTKGGLNAATKSLAIEYAKKGIRVNAVAPGNIKTPMHAPEHHEALAAFQPIGRMGETIDIAQAILFLDSAPFVTGEILHVDGGQSAGR
- a CDS encoding DUF1153 domain-containing protein codes for the protein MSTKMEDDSKRWTAKRKSALVLDIIQGKTTVAEASRTYDLSPSEIEQWVDDGKRGMENALRANPQDVREQYERQLKDLQEAYGEAMLELRARKKLQSLLGEDEK
- a CDS encoding glutathione S-transferase N-terminal domain-containing protein — its product is MTVDHPIFTRWPIQYPDRLQLYSAPTPNGVKVGIMLEETELAYEPHRVDIMANENHDPAFLALNPNGKIPAIYDPHGPRGRPLALFESGAILIYLADKTGQLLSTDPGTRYETIQWLMWQMGGVGPMFGQVGFFNKFAGKAYEDKRPLQRYAAESARLLGVLDARLADRDWVMGADYSIADISLLGWVRNLIGFYEARELVGFDRFRQVRIWLDRGLARPAVQRGLVVTA
- the htpG gene encoding molecular chaperone HtpG translates to MSETASQSASETLGFQAEVKQLLHLMIHSLYSNKEIFLRELVSNASDACDKLRFEAIDSPALMEGDAELGIRVDYDKAARTITISDNGIGLSREEAVSNLGTIARSGTREFFSKLTGDKQKDAQLIGQFGVGFYSSFIVADKVTVVSRRAGAPADQAIRWESDGQGEFTIAQTEKAGRGTDVTLHLRADEDDLLSGWKLREILRRYSDHISLPIRMAKEEWDAEKGEQVKKDELETVNQANALWTRAKGDITDEQYREFYKHVAHDYDDPLAWTHNRVEGRSEYTQLLYVPKHAPMDLWDRDARRGVKLYVKRVFIMDDAEQLLPTYLRFVRGVIDSADLPLNVSREILQESRDVRAIREGSAKRILSLLEDLAENRKDDYALFWDEFGTVLKEGTGEDAANLERIAKLLRFASTHNEDGAQTVSFADYVSRMKEGQDKIYYVTADSYAAAKNSPHLEIFRKKGIEVLLLSDRVDEWMLSYLREFDGKSLVSVAKGGLDLDALADEEEKKRQADVQESFKPLVERLKTTLGDKVADVRVTLRLVDSPACIVVGQNELSPNLLRMLKAAGQEAPNVKPTLEINPEHALVARVRDAADADFGDWAQLLLDQAMLAEGAQLADPASFVKRMNALLLKA